The following DNA comes from Pseudomonadota bacterium.
GGAGATGCGGCAAAACGAGATGTTTATTTTCGGTCGGCCGTTATTTTTAGTTCTTTCACCCTTTGGGTTCTGGGTCGTTGAAGCAAACAACACCCTGGATGTCCAATTTGCTGATGCACAGATGAGCAGGCGTCCTGCGGCGATCAGCTGACGATTGTTATGGCCATGGATGAGAAAAAAATAAAAAACAAGGGCGGTCCCGTAACCACTGCCGATTCGAAAGGCGGGGGGGATGCCGGCAAAGGGCAACACCATTTTGCCGATATAGAATACCGGCAGCTTTTCGAAAAGGCCTTTGACGCAATATTCATCCTGGACGACTCCCAGATTGTGGTCGATGTGAACCAACGGGCCTCTGAGATATTCGGCTATGCCAGGGAGGAATTCCTTGGGCACAATATTCTGAAGTTTATTCCGGCAGACCAGCATCCTCAATCGGACATGGAATTTTCCAAACTGAAAGAGTCCGGGCATTATGAAAAATTTGTCGGTCGCCTCATCTGCAAGGACGGGTCGATTAAAAATATCGAGGTCAGTTCTTCAGCCGTCTATGATAATGGTGGCGAATTCATAGGTTCTCTCGATATCGTC
Coding sequences within:
- a CDS encoding PAS domain S-box protein, with protein sequence MAMDEKKIKNKGGPVTTADSKGGGDAGKGQHHFADIEYRQLFEKAFDAIFILDDSQIVVDVNQRASEIFGYAREEFLGHNILKFIPADQHPQSDMEFSKLKESGHYEKFVGRLICKDGSIKNIEVSSSAVYDNGGEFIGSLDIV